The stretch of DNA tgcaatagaaggcgatatttatcagcgtcaaatcgctttcaatgaattttattctttagtccgtaaaaataccatcgctaactggcaacgtaagtggaacgaagatgaattgggtcggtggcttcactcgattatccctaaggttagcctcaaaccatggttcaaaagtctggacttaagtcgggactttattcgcaccttctcccgactcatgtccaatcactgttcgttagacgcgctactctttcgttttaatcttgccgatggcaatatctgtgcttgtggccaaggttaccacgacatcgaacacgttgtttggtcgtgcgaggagtatcttgttgccagatcgaatttagaaaactctcttcgggctagaggaaggcagcccaatgtgccggtgagagatgtgttggctcggttagaccttgattacatgtcccaaatatatgtcttcctaaaagctatcgatcttcgtgtgtgattgtccttatatccttatattctccttttccttttccttcgcgagaaatcaaatcccttcttactaacaatagaataaggtgaaatgtaaatacatgttagatataagataggcttaagaattgagtatgatgaatgtgagtgcgaatgtgagtgtgaacattgtcaacatatccttatatcccatccttttcctgaaacaaaatgtcacccttctaaactcgagcaagccgcgagtaatcggttctctacttcattaacattagaattaataaaaaaatgtatatgtatacttgtaactatacagataggagtttggctcctttaaacttatgtaactgagcctgtaaaaataaacgatttaataaaaaaaaaatcccttgaaatgtgtatattcatatagaccgcatagttttactagcaacaccgctctcattccccatttgttgctctccgcaaatggtgaccgaatgatgacgtaatttttcttgtatcatttattgctttgcacttgcctgtgcagtgggtttcgctatagtagagcgggacgatatatgcggttcaaacttgtatgcaggcttcgaaaatggtatgcgatgtttgatacagatcggatatgcaatcaacagtcttcgttcctctctcagtttaatcactaaatattacacaagtgattactgacattcatacaagtatctgaatgatcctctcatatttggttatatgttcgtgagagttttcttgcatgacacattgtgtatcattcgattttgatcgaaatccaaacactgcatcCATCCATGCCaatccgatatagtggttctcaaattttagTGAAaactggtagttttgttccttatcacaaaatataaaaatcttAATGATAGTCGACGATTAGAAATATTGATGAGATAATGGTTCCATGTTACACTCGCTATAAATCAATAAGCATGATAGGAATaggaatttcattaaaaaacgtaactcaaaaaaacggaaaaaaaatatgggtgagttatatttattatataaggttgacgtgggactaccttagcgtagcaataatttgtttgtattgattaaatttttgattgaatgaaataattcccgaattcaattgaattcaatatacaggcaaacctgtttttgtgcgggttatagggaccgcacaaaaaagtcgcataaaaaaatcgtgcaaaacttaacagcagctttaaaaaaccgtgttcggtacacattttgaaaacaactttttttgtgcggtagatagggaccgcatagaaaaagtttcccccaagaaaataactttgatccacgccattcaccgttcaatttccatttgtttccctgctttgcgatgggacagtttgccttttcggtttcCCGTGGCTGAGTTGTGCCttcagttgcatgtcgaaacgtgttgctgttggGAAACATGTCACTTAGAAAAACAGAGCATGGACggatgggaatgatttcagatgtGGATAATTtggacgcaaatatgcttttttcgcactgaaatgcatataaatcatcgaaaaaaataaataaatggacgataacttcatcaaatatgattgttTCCAtataccgaaaaaaaaaatcgcacaaaaagaccgcacaagaacagaaaccgcacaaaaaataatcgcacaaaaaaaaccgcacaaaaacatgttttactgTACTCGAGTTTCGCACCGCCGATCCTCCGCTTGCGGATAATCAAGGCTCTACTGTACTAATGAAATTCCGCGAGTCATAACTACGTTGCGACGGTAAAACTTCCCGCTGAGGACGTTAGTGCCATCAAAGTCAAGATTAGTTCGGGGGACCGGATTCATATGAGAATGGTAAATGTCTCTGATTGTCCACGACTCATCAGCATCTTGTCATTTCTGAGGTTCAGCGAAGCATGatattaacacattgcggaccgctcacgagatttctcgtgtttcccgttccgtctgttacggatggatcacgaaataactcgtgttttctacacttgaagattaaattcttggtttgccaagaatctaacaaggcctaccgatggctcgccttcgtctcatccacatcgaaggaaacgatcttattcgtggaatccgaacaaatgaagcgttcaagttacACTAAAAAAGCCACTGATTCACTGTAAACCCAATTTCTGGTCCACAACAAACAGAATCATAATTATGATTTCAGAATTAGCCACGTTCAGCATCATAACACGAGCTAAAAATACATTGCATGCAACAGGGTGATTATCAATTAATCACAAACGTTCACAATCATACGGTTCCGCACACACCACGCGACTGTCTCATTCTACTGCTCGCTCGTGAAATCCTTGAAAAGCTTTATTTCAAAAGCTAAATCATGCCAGGATCCCCGATGAAACTTGCAAAACTTGCAACGTGCGCCCTAAACTGGGCGCTCTCACCCTCCAAATCGCCACCCCGTGTCTATGTCACGCTACGGGCTCACATACTTTAGAACACTAACGAAGTCTTTTGTGTTATGCTACCGGGCGCTTTTTATGCTTTATGCTGGTAGCTAAATAAACAAACCTCACGAAACAACTAGGATTATTTATATCGAAGAAAAATTTGTATAAAACTAGTGCCGCGACCTCAGGAGCGCCAGTATTAGATCAACCGCGGAACCGTTCGGAGGTACTTGGAAGAGGGAAACACGGCCCTGGAAGCGTTTGTGGACTATAGTGAGAGGATACGGAAGTAAATCCATTGGAATTCGTGGAAGCAGTGAGGATGCATGAATGAGTGTATGTGTGAGAGTGTTTGGGGTGAGATAGTGGTTCCGTCTTTTGGTTGAAAAGGGCGCAAGGAAGAGATACAACATCGAAAGGGTTTTCTTTGGACCGCAACGGGGCGGTAAGAGCTTAGTAGCTTCCGAGTGCTTAGTATTGTAGTGTTAGGCGTCGTGGCGCGGTAAAATATTGTCTGGTGTGGGAATTGTGTTGAGgatgttttcatgatttttgttttattcaagGAAGATTTAGTGAAATTTATTGGCATAAATGTTTTGTGTTATTTTGGAAAAGGGGTTTTCGATGCCACAGTTCTGCTGAAGATGGAGGACGAAATGAATACCAGTAGcggtagcagcagcagtggtAGCAGCACTAGCAGTACCAGTGGTGATAGTGATAAATGCTCTGACGCTAGTTCGAGTGAAAAGGATATTGAAAGTGAAAATGACAAGGATAATGAAGGCAACCGATCGGCCAGCATTGTAAGGGGCCAGAAGAAGGGGAAACCTGGTGCTACCAGTGGCGGAAGCGAGAATGAAAATGATAAAGAGGTTAAAGTGTTAGCGCCCAAAACAATCGAAGGAAACGTTGGACCGTTGACAGCGACGGTGAAATTCATCAATCCTTtcaaaaataattggatcaaCGCCGACCGTTTGAACGAGCTCAGGAAGAAAGTGCACGACGCCTCAAAGCATCACCGAGTGTTTCTTTTACGCGGGTCATTTCATACCGTTCGGCGGGCGCTGGTTGAACGGGGCTGGGTGGAAAAGCAAGATGGATTTCGGGCGAAACCGCAAGCAACCACATCGTCCTCGGGGTTTATTCTGGAAGATCTCGTCCAACAACTTCCAGAACGCAAACCGGGCGAATCTCGCAAGAATCATATCGCAAAATGTGAACGTAGCATCATGTCTCGATTTCTCGAGCATACACCCATCGATTTACTCTGGACAGCTCGCAGAGAGAAGAGTGACTGGATAGATATGACCAAGAATGCTTCGTTGATCATCAACCGCTTCAGTAAGGCTCCTTTCACAACCAAGGAAGGTATTTGTTCCGCACTGCACGACTTTCATTGGTTTTACGAGGAAGGTATGTCCGAGACATATTTTCCTCGCTGCTACAATGTGTGGAACCCTGAGGAACTGAATGAATTCATCGACAATTTCCGGCTGACCGCTTCGATGGGCCTCCTAAAGTGGCTAATCGAGGCTCACTCAAAGGATGGGATGGATGCAATACTCTCGGACGAGGGAAAAGTTCCTGGATCATGCGTCAGCTTCGCACTGGCTCGTTGCAAAGAGTACCTGGACTATTGTTTACATAACGATATCGATATTGAAGAAGATGTTAAAATTTGGGATCACGACTGGGATGTGTTCCTCACGCATCATTACTTGCTAACTCACGAGGGAGGAAAAATATTGCTTACAAAAGAGGCGGATTATGCgagtttgattgaaaattatgtagCGGATGCGCGGTCGGTTctggaacaaataaaaaaccatTGGCCGCAGTATGCATTGGATGGCTTTTTGAATATATGGATTGTGAAACCGGGGAACAAATGCCGCGGAAGAGGAATTCATCTAATGAACAACATCAAGCAGATCATTACAATGGTTAATCCTCCCATTGTGAGCAAAACGAGATATGTGATACAGAAATATATAGGTTAGTTGCTCAAATTAATTCATTTCACCTATGTCAATATTATGAAGAGCTAATAGAATAAAATAACTAGACAGATTGTAAACTAGATTGAATCTCCCCGACGATACATAAACTTTCATGATTCTGCAAATAAGATCAGATCATTTACTTGAGCTGTGCGAAAACTAAATGTTTTGGGAGACATCTCCACTGTTTCCATTGGAAAGTTTGATATTTTCCACCATAATATTATTCAGAGCTTTATTTTTCATACGCGATTCGTGTTGTATTGTATAATGTCATGTCAAGAATTGTGAAGCATCAGGTTGGAGAACTGCAGTCATGGACTGAATGTATTAGTAAAATAAAATAGAGAAGATTTCATATGTTTACTGAATTTGTAAATAAAACTAGCCAGTCACTTTAAAGTTGTGTCTCATCAAAATGgataaaaatcatcaaaataatttatacCGTTTAATCCTTTATAATCTGTCTAAATTTAGACATAATGTTCGATACCATAATTACGATTGAAAAAACGGTTAGGCCCGCACCTTGGACTTAACGTTACAGATCAAATCCCGTGCAACATATGCGCCGTTTTTCTTACATACTTTCATCCACTCTTCCTTCGAATCACGTTTGTTCTTGAATACCTTCCCTGTTTTCCGGAGCTTGTCCTTCATAATCACCCCGAATTTTTCTATTGGGCAAAGTTCTGGTGGATTTGCCTCCATCGGCACAAAAACagcgttggcttcgtaccacggTTTCGCGTCGTGGCACGATGGTATCGATCCGGCCAAAACAGATTGTCACCTTTGTGGTACCGGATGAAGAGCAGCAGGCGC from Toxorhynchites rutilus septentrionalis strain SRP chromosome 3, ASM2978413v1, whole genome shotgun sequence encodes:
- the LOC129779087 gene encoding tubulin glycylase 3A-like isoform X1 — its product is MIFVLFKEDLVKFIGINVLCYFGKGVFDATVLLKMEDEMNTSSGSSSSGSSTSSTSGDSDKCSDASSSEKDIESENDKDNEGNRSASIVRGQKKGKPGATSGGSENENDKEVKVLAPKTIEGNVGPLTATVKFINPFKNNWINADRLNELRKKVHDASKHHRVFLLRGSFHTVRRALVERGWVEKQDGFRAKPQATTSSSGFILEDLVQQLPERKPGESRKNHIAKCERSIMSRFLEHTPIDLLWTARREKSDWIDMTKNASLIINRFSKAPFTTKEGICSALHDFHWFYEEGMSETYFPRCYNVWNPEELNEFIDNFRLTASMGLLKWLIEAHSKDGMDAILSDEGKVPGSCVSFALARCKEYLDYCLHNDIDIEEDVKIWDHDWDVFLTHHYLLTHEGGKILLTKEADYASLIENYVADARSVLEQIKNHWPQYALDGFLNIWIVKPGNKCRGRGIHLMNNIKQIITMVNPPIVSKTRYVIQKYIERPLIIHNTKFDIRQWFMITSVQPLIIWFYKESYLRFSSQQYNLMNYHESVHLTNHAIQKKYHNAERDERLPHENMWDCHTFQAYLRQIGKYEMWSERIYPGMQKAIIGSLLACQDNMDRRPNTFELYGADFMITEDFYPWLIEINSSPDLAPSTSVTARLCPQCVEDTIRVVIDRRHEPNASTGSFELIYKQVIPKTPAYMGLNLQLRGHRITPKSSIKKDRLRVLPVKPVQNVLQVSRLAASAAPRPIAAPVIMDLIDCLQFDTKLQEDEETRVRTALYRKAGFSPRPNLRYDFAKKKSYIIAKTGDFFRRSGAPKYLADNETYIDNIEDWERATTSIFQSNYANTLHSLTANRNTPLGCGELQTSPSASYTNLKYCPKTAPNANNCDDLDSANVNGERSTTLCENSSGYSRYNKLSTNSNKMALTSTLDNLYTLGLSLRKQTVVKSPKASRSNASYTQSNENLVELEKT